A DNA window from Halanaerobium saccharolyticum subsp. saccharolyticum DSM 6643 contains the following coding sequences:
- a CDS encoding rod shape-determining protein, producing MVFKFLSAPFSRDMGVDLGTANTLVYIKGKGILIREPSVVALKKDKQEVLAVGDEAKRMIGRTPGNIVAVRPMKDGVIADFDVTESMLRYFITKAHKRSRMVRPRIIICVPSGVTEVEKRAVIDAAVHAGAREAYLIEEPMAAAIGAGLPVHEPTGNMIVDIGGGTTEVAVISLGGIVTSRSIRIGGDDMDVAIVQYVKRKYNLMIGERTAEEIKIDIGAAYTDNPEGVKEIRGRDLVSGLPKTIEINGAEIQKALEEPVVNIIDAVKMTLEKTPPELASDVMDRGIILTGGGALLQGLDKLLIDQTQMPVHIADEPLDCVAKGTGMALEEIDSLKKILITPKKLS from the coding sequence ATGGTTTTTAAATTTTTAAGTGCACCATTCTCAAGGGACATGGGTGTTGATCTTGGGACGGCAAATACATTAGTTTATATCAAAGGTAAGGGGATCTTAATTAGAGAACCCTCAGTTGTTGCTTTGAAAAAAGATAAACAGGAAGTACTTGCTGTTGGTGATGAAGCAAAAAGAATGATTGGTAGAACACCTGGAAATATTGTTGCTGTAAGACCAATGAAGGATGGAGTTATTGCTGACTTTGATGTTACAGAATCAATGCTCCGTTATTTTATAACAAAGGCCCATAAAAGAAGCAGGATGGTTAGACCACGAATAATAATTTGCGTACCTTCTGGGGTAACAGAAGTTGAAAAAAGAGCTGTTATCGATGCAGCTGTTCACGCGGGAGCCAGGGAGGCATATCTGATAGAAGAGCCCATGGCCGCGGCCATTGGTGCTGGTTTACCTGTCCATGAGCCAACTGGTAATATGATTGTGGATATCGGTGGTGGTACTACAGAAGTTGCAGTTATCTCTTTAGGGGGAATTGTAACCAGCCGCTCAATTAGAATTGGTGGTGATGACATGGATGTTGCTATTGTGCAGTATGTAAAAAGAAAATATAATTTAATGATTGGTGAAAGAACAGCTGAAGAAATTAAAATAGATATTGGTGCTGCCTATACTGATAATCCTGAAGGCGTAAAAGAAATTAGAGGTCGTGATCTTGTGAGTGGCCTTCCAAAAACTATAGAAATTAATGGAGCAGAAATCCAAAAAGCTCTAGAAGAACCGGTTGTTAATATTATTGATGCCGTTAAAATGACTCTAGAAAAAACACCGCCTGAATTAGCATCTGATGTTATGGATAGAGGAATTATTTTAACCGGTGGTGGAGCATTACTGCAGGGCTTAGATAAATTATTAATAGACCAAACTCAAATGCCGGTGCATATTGCTGACGAACCTTTAGACTGTGTAGCTAAAGGAACTGGAATGGCTTTAGAAGAAATTGATTCTTTAAAAAAGATATTAATCACTCCTAAGAAACTTTCATAG
- the mreC gene encoding rod shape-determining protein MreC, whose amino-acid sequence MFNINSDTLIAAALIVLIILFFAFLYFTGVDLPVFNWLSDLIYNIITPVLNLVHQFVESIQNFFNTLFSIDEVNQEIKDLRQKNSILERQILFLENINRENERLRKLLDFKEKVDYQMIGAEVIANSPSIWEKTITINRGSKDGLEKRMPVISYQGYLVGRIENTGVSSAQVRLITDHDFVVGGIIARTDSREIGLVKGSGRADQPNIMDSIAWDADIESGDIILTSGLSNNFPAGLKIGEVAKVETDNYGLSQKADINLLIHQITLEEVMVIKNFNHKNNIKNTEVENEAEINDNEESENNDGNAESENI is encoded by the coding sequence TTGTTTAATATTAACAGTGATACATTAATTGCAGCAGCCTTAATAGTTTTAATTATTTTATTTTTTGCTTTTCTCTATTTCACCGGAGTAGATCTACCGGTTTTTAATTGGTTGAGTGATCTTATTTATAATATTATTACTCCTGTTTTAAATTTAGTTCATCAATTTGTTGAGAGTATACAGAATTTCTTTAACACCTTATTTTCTATTGATGAAGTTAACCAAGAAATTAAAGATTTAAGACAGAAAAATAGTATCTTAGAAAGGCAAATACTATTTTTAGAAAATATTAATAGAGAAAATGAAAGACTTAGAAAACTGCTTGATTTTAAAGAAAAAGTTGATTATCAAATGATTGGAGCTGAAGTAATAGCAAATTCTCCCTCTATCTGGGAAAAAACAATTACAATTAATCGAGGTAGTAAAGATGGTTTAGAAAAAAGGATGCCTGTTATTAGTTATCAGGGATATTTAGTTGGAAGAATAGAAAATACAGGTGTCAGCTCAGCTCAGGTCAGATTAATTACTGATCACGATTTTGTTGTGGGCGGGATTATTGCCAGAACTGATTCTAGAGAAATTGGATTAGTTAAAGGAAGTGGTAGAGCAGATCAGCCCAATATAATGGATAGTATAGCCTGGGATGCTGATATCGAATCAGGTGATATAATACTAACATCTGGTTTATCCAATAACTTCCCAGCAGGATTGAAAATTGGAGAGGTTGCAAAAGTTGAAACAGATAATTATGGTCTTTCACAAAAAGCAGATATAAATCTATTGATACACCAGATAACTTTAGAAGAAGTAATGGTTATTAAAAACTTTAATCATAAAAATAATATTAAAAATACTGAAGTAGAAAATGAAGCTGAAATTAATGATAATGAGGAAAGTGAAAATAATGATGGAAACGCAGAGAGTGAAAATATTTAG